The segment TTGACGACAGTTGCGTTGATAAAGCGGGAACTGTCAGAGAGAAGGAAAGCGACAAGATTGCCGACTTCTTCCGGTTTGCCGAAACGTTTCATGGGGTTGACACTGACGAATTCCTGGCCGGCAGCTTCCCAGTTGTCGCCTGCCATTTGCTTGAGGGAACCTTCCACCATCGGCGTCATGATTGCACCGGGTGCAATCGCATTGATGCTGATGCCGTACTGGCCATATTCGATGCCGGAGTTGCGAGTTAAGCCAACCACGCCGTGCTTGCTTGCTGCATAGCCGGACTGATTGCCGACTCCGCGGATTCCACCGACAGATGCTGTATTGACAATTGAACCATAGCCTTGCTTTTTCATGACTTTCAAGACGTACTTCATGCCGTAGAACACGCCGTTCAAGTTAACACTGATTACTTTTTGGAATTCATCAGAACCGTAATCTTCTGTCAGGTTCTGTTTTCCTTCGATGCCAGCATTGTTGAAAAAGCCATCAATTTTCCCGAAAGTGTCGACCGTGAACTGGACATACTTTTGAACTTCTTCTTCATTTGTTACGTTTGCTTCAACAAGTTCAACCGCAGCATTCTGCGCCGCTTCAAGGATTTCTGTCTTGCTTTCCTCGAGCGCTTCTTTATTCATGTCGACCAGTACAAGTTTTGCGCCTTGTTTGGCAATCGCTAAAGCAGCTGCACGCCCAAGCCCCGAACCGCCTCCGGTAATCAATACAACTTTGTCTGTGAAATCAATCATCTAATAACCTCTCCTTTTCTATAAGTTAGTTGACGGAATACACTGTCATTTTAAATGGTTGCAATAAGACATTCAACTTTTAGGCAGAAGAAGTTGTAGAGAAGGGCGACAAATCAACTAGGTCTGCCGTTTTTTATTTTAATTTAAACTGTTAGTCCGTCATGTAATGGCCTTCATCGATATTTTCTTTGGTTAGGCCATGGAGTAAAAGCAAGTTACTGGAGAAGCTGATTAAATTGCGGTGTGGGAAGTAATCGCTTTAATGATTTCATCCCAGTCGCCAGCGGGGAGTTCGTGCCCGGTCCCTTCAAGGCGCACCAGCTTGGCATGAGGAATTTCTTCCATCAAAGCGAGAGCATGCCCGTATGGCAAGATGGTATCTTCCGTCCCATGAATGATGAGCACAGGCACAGTCACTTGCTTGGAAGTACCTTGGAAAGACTCGTCAGATTCAAGCAAGGCATGATTGAACATACTCAGCAAATTATTGGCGCGCTCAATTTCCTGATGGACTTGCACCGCTGCACGTTCAGCATCAAAAGAATGTTTGGAACCGGACAAGAGGCGGGATCCTGTCACCAGATAATCGGCAACCGCTGCTTTGTCGCTCCAATCGAGCTCAGCGCTCCTTGCATGATAGGCAAGGATCCGTTCGTCCATCGGAGGAAATTCACGGGATTCGTCGGTTTCAATTATGCCTGATGAAATCAATGTGATGCTTTGAATGCGTTCCGGATATTTGATTGCGGCAATCTGTGCCAGCATCCCCCCAAGCGACATGCCAATAAGATGTGCTTTTCCAAGGCCATAAGCATCCATGATACGGAGAATATCGTCGGCCATATCCGATACCGTGTAATTCAGTTTTCCAGGCTCATAGCAAGTGGAACGGCCGACATCGCGGTTATCATAGCGGATTACGAAGCGGCCTTGGTTCGCCAGTTTCCGGCAAAACTCCTCATCCCAATACACCATCGAAGACATCGCCCCCATGATCAAAAGAAGGGGCGTGTCAGTTGGATCGCCAAAGCTTTCCGTGAATAATTCTATGCCATCGCTGTGAATCATCTTTTCTGCCATCAGGTATTCCTCCATTCAGTATAGGAACTGTTAAAGAAAGTATAATCATGTAATCCGGTGAATTCAATGGAGTTATAGCGGTGCTCAAGAAGATAAAAAAAGCGTTTCCCTGCCTTTTAGAAGGCGGAGAAACGCTTTTATTGATACAGGAAAAGTGGAATTCAATATATTTCCGTGAGTTCCGTATCTGAGTAGACGGAAACCTGGACAACCGCTTTTCCCTCTCCGATATTTTTGACGAAATGCGGAACGCAGGCATTCCAGCTGAATGAATCCCCTGCTTCGGCAACGATGGAATCTTCGCCTTGTTCAGCAAGGATTTTACCTTCCAGAACCAGATGGGATTCTACTCCTTCGTGTGCATTGCTTTCTCCAGTAGATGTGCCGGGAGGAAATTCGACAATCATCATCCGCAATCCGCCAA is part of the Planococcus shenhongbingii genome and harbors:
- a CDS encoding alpha/beta fold hydrolase, giving the protein MAEKMIHSDGIELFTESFGDPTDTPLLLIMGAMSSMVYWDEEFCRKLANQGRFVIRYDNRDVGRSTCYEPGKLNYTVSDMADDILRIMDAYGLGKAHLIGMSLGGMLAQIAAIKYPERIQSITLISSGIIETDESREFPPMDERILAYHARSAELDWSDKAAVADYLVTGSRLLSGSKHSFDAERAAVQVHQEIERANNLLSMFNHALLESDESFQGTSKQVTVPVLIIHGTEDTILPYGHALALMEEIPHAKLVRLEGTGHELPAGDWDEIIKAITSHTAI
- a CDS encoding glucose 1-dehydrogenase, producing MIDFTDKVVLITGGGSGLGRAAALAIAKQGAKLVLVDMNKEALEESKTEILEAAQNAAVELVEANVTNEEEVQKYVQFTVDTFGKIDGFFNNAGIEGKQNLTEDYGSDEFQKVISVNLNGVFYGMKYVLKVMKKQGYGSIVNTASVGGIRGVGNQSGYAASKHGVVGLTRNSGIEYGQYGISINAIAPGAIMTPMVEGSLKQMAGDNWEAAGQEFVSVNPMKRFGKPEEVGNLVAFLLSDSSRFINATVVNIDGGQSYKY